A genomic window from Diospyros lotus cultivar Yz01 chromosome 2, ASM1463336v1, whole genome shotgun sequence includes:
- the LOC127794624 gene encoding uncharacterized protein LOC127794624: MGNVTSSVAAKFAFFPPDPPTYDVFRDDDGTLIFTGVNADKNVDVHLLETKAGNRVVATFWRHPFGRFTLLYSHGNAADLGQMQDLFIELRARLRVNIMSYDYSGYGASSGKPSEFNTYYDIEAVYECLKNEYGIKQEDVILYGQSVGSGPTLHLASRLQRLRGVVLHSAILSGIRVLYPVKMTFWFDIFKNIDKIRNVSCPVLVIHGTNDDVVDWSHGKRLWELSKEKYDPLWVKGGGHCNLETFPEYIKHLSKFVSAMEKLSLAKESKPSLSPNGSMTDSDCRYTKCLRFGRR, encoded by the exons ATGGGCAATGTAACGTCGAGTGTGGCGGCGAAATTCGCGTTCTTCCCACCTGACCCACCCACCTACGATGTGTTCAGAGACGATGACGGGACCCTCATCTTCACCGGGGTCAACGCCGACAAGAACGTCGACGTCCATTTGCTCGAAACCAAGGCTGGCAACAGGGTCGTCGCCACCTTCTGGAGGCACCCTTTTGGGCGGTTTACGCTTCTCTACTCCCATGGCAACGCTGCCGATTTGGGCCAGATGCAGGACCTCTTCATTGAGCTCAGAGCTCGCCTCCGTGTCAATATCATGAG TTACGATTATTCGGGGTATGGAGCATCCTCTGGTAAG CCATCTGAGTTCAACACATACTACGACATAGAGGCTGTCTACGAGTGTTTGAAGAATGAATATGGTATTAAGCAGGAAGACGTGATTTTGTATGGTCAGTCTGTTGGAAGCGGGCCTACATTACACTTAGCTTCTCGTTTACAGAGGTTGAGAGGCGTTGTTCTTCATAGTGCCATCCTTTCAGGGATACGAGTTCTCTATCCtgtcaaaatgacattttggtttGACATTTTCAAG AATATAGACAAAATAAGGAATGTAAGCTGTCCGGTTCTAGTTATACAT GGAACGAACGATGATGTCGTTGACTGGTCCCATGGTAAGCGATTGTGGGAACTTTCCAAGGAAAAGTACGATCCCTTATGGGTGAAGGGCGGTGGTCACTGTAACCTCGAGACATTTCCTGAGTACATCAAACACTTAAGCAAGTTTGTGAGTGCAATGGAGAAACTCTCTTTGGCCAAAGAGAGCAAGCCATCACTGTCTCCAAATGGAAGCATGACTGATTCAGATTGCAGATACACCAAATGCTTAAGATTCGGAAGAAGATGA
- the LOC127794053 gene encoding protein DETOXIFICATION 16-like: protein MDREEQKQGLESPLIPDVTESGGGLKKDEIFTEVKKQLRLAGPIVSVNLLLYSLQLISVMFVGHLGELPLSGASMATSFASVTGFSLLVGMASALDTFCGQSYGAGQYHMLGIHKQRAMFVILLACIPLACIWVNAGHILVFLGQDPEISAEAGAYARFMVPSIFAYGLLQCHARFLQTQNNVVPMMLSTGCTTLLHILICWVLVFKSGLGNKGAALANAISYWINVILLAIYVRVSPSCKRTWTGFSKEALQDIPKFLRLAIPSALMICLEIWSFEMMVLLAGLLPNPQLETSVLSICLNTCAMVYMIPLGLSGATSVRVSNELGAGRPQAARLALGIAVGMVTIEGILLATVMILGRNIWGYCYSKEEKVVRYVGQILVITALSHILDGIQSVLSGAARGCGWQKIGAFVNLGAYYLIGIPLGIVLAFVCHVGGKGLWMGITVALFAQALFLLIVTLCTNWEKEAKKASERVHDSMTSVERSS, encoded by the exons ATGGACAGAGAAGAGCAGAAACAAGGCCTAGAGTCACCATTGATTCCAGATGTGACAGAATCCGGAGGGGGACTCAAGAAAGATGAGATTTTCACAGAAGTGAAGAAGCAATTGAGGCTGGCAGGGCCCATAGTTTCAGTCAATCTCTTGCTGTATAGCTTGCAGTTGATCTCAGTTATGTTTGTGGGCCATCTTGGGGAGCTACCTCTCTCTGGTGCTTCCATGGCCACTTCCTTTGCTTCTGTCACTGGTTTCAGCCTCTTG GTAGGAATGGCAAGCGCATTAGATACATTTTGTGGCCAGTCCTATGGAGCAGGACAGTATCATATGCTGGGTATTCACAAGCAGAGAGCCATGTTTGTTATCCTACTTGCCTGCATTCCACTAGCATGCATTTGGGTGAATGCAGGGCATATTCTTGTGTTCTTGGGACAAGATCCTGAAATATCAGCAGAGGCTGGGGCTTACGCCCGCTTCATGGTGCCTAGTATTTTTGCTTACGGGCTTTTACAGTGTCATGCTCGATTTCTACAAACTCAGAACAATGTAGTTCCTATGATGCTGAGCACTGGATGCACAACATTGCTACACATACTAATTTGCTGGGTTCTAGTTTTCAAATCTGGGCTGGGAAATAAAGGCGCTGCGTTGGCTAATGCTATATCTTATTGGATCAATGTGATACTACTGGCCATTTATGTCAGGGTATCTCCTTCCTGCAAGAGAACTTGGACTGGCTTTTCTAAAGAGGCACTGCAAGATATTCCCAAGTTCCTTCGTCTTGCAATTCCTTCAGCTCTTATGATATG CTTGGAGATTTGGTCATTCGAAATGATGGTTCTCTTGGCTGGTCTCCTTCCCAATCCACAGCTGGAAACCTCAGTTCTTTCTATCTG CCTTAATACATGTGCCATGGTTTATATGATACCTCTTGGGCTGAGTGGTGCCACAAG CGTAAGAGTTTCCAATGAACTAGGTGCAGGCCGACCACAGGCTGCCCGTTTAGCATTAGGCATTGCCGTGGGCATGGTTACTATTGAAGGCATTTTGCTTGCCACTGTCATGATTCTTGGTCGTAATATTTGGGGATACTGCTATAGTAAAGAAGAAAAGGTTGTGAGATATGTGGGGCAGATTTTAGTAATAACTGCATTATCCCACATTCTGGATGGTATCCAATCTGTGCTTTCAG GAGCTGCTAGAGGATGTGGTTGGCAAAAGATTGGAGCTTTTGTTAATCTGGGAGCTTATTATCTTATCGGCATACCTCTTGGTATAGTATTAGCCTTTGTTTGCCACGTTGGAGGAAAG GGACTTTGGATGGGGATTACTGTGGCATTGTTTGCTCAGGCATTGTTCCTTTTGATTGTAACTCTGTGCACTAACTGGGAGAAAGAA GCCAAGAAGGCTAGTGAGAGAGTCCATGACTCGATGACATCTGTGGAAAGATCTTCATAG